The Collimonas sp. PA-H2 genome contains a region encoding:
- a CDS encoding 2,3-dihydro-2,3-dihydroxybenzoate dehydrogenase produces the protein MEFQDKVVLITGAAQGIGAAVAQAMARQGARLALFDVQPQALAQQADALAGSGAQVLGIVVDVSDSTAVNAAVERVERELGPIDILVNAAGILRLGSALDCSDADWDKTFSVNVGGVFRLCRAVASRMAPRRRGVIVTVASNASAVPRQQMAAYAASKAASAHFTRCLGLELAVHGIRCNVVSPGSTDTAMQRQLWTSEEHKQAVINGSLEQFRLGIPLSRIADATDIADAVIFLASERARHITMHELCVDGGATLGA, from the coding sequence ATGGAATTTCAAGACAAGGTAGTGCTGATCACCGGTGCGGCGCAAGGCATAGGCGCGGCTGTCGCGCAGGCCATGGCGCGGCAGGGCGCCAGGTTGGCGCTGTTCGATGTGCAGCCGCAAGCGCTGGCGCAGCAGGCCGACGCGCTCGCCGGCAGCGGTGCGCAAGTGCTGGGCATCGTCGTCGACGTCTCCGACAGCACGGCGGTGAATGCAGCGGTAGAGCGGGTCGAGCGCGAACTGGGGCCGATAGACATCCTGGTCAACGCCGCCGGCATCTTGCGCCTGGGCTCCGCGCTCGATTGCAGCGATGCCGACTGGGATAAAACCTTCAGCGTCAACGTCGGCGGCGTATTCCGCCTGTGCCGCGCGGTCGCCAGCCGCATGGCGCCGCGCCGGCGCGGCGTGATCGTGACGGTGGCGTCGAATGCGTCGGCGGTGCCGCGCCAGCAGATGGCGGCCTATGCCGCATCCAAGGCTGCTTCGGCACACTTCACCCGTTGCCTCGGCCTGGAGCTGGCGGTGCACGGCATCCGCTGCAATGTGGTCTCGCCTGGCTCGACCGATACCGCCATGCAGCGCCAACTGTGGACCAGCGAGGAACACAAGCAGGCGGTCATCAACGGTTCGCTGGAACAGTTCCGGCTGGGGATTCCGCTGAGCCGGATTGCCGACGCCACCGACATTGCCGACGCCGTGATCTTCCTGGCCTCGGAGCGCGCCCGCCATATCACCATGCATGAACTGTGCGTGGATGGCGGCGCCACCCTCGGCGCCTGA
- a CDS encoding ABC transporter ATP-binding protein: protein MSNDQTLVVQDLHASHQKTPVLHGINLRIVPGKVTVIVGPNGCGKSTLLRCMARLHKPSQGAIRLGADDLWQLRPQQAARRLALLPQAPQAPEGISVSGLVRYGRHPYQGLLQQWSAADERAVRQALQATDVMALAQRPLEQLSGGQRQRCWLAMVLAQETPLLLLDEPTSMLDLGHQVDVLNRIRLLAAAGRGVVMVLHDLMAAARYADTLVAMRNGRILASGAARDIVTPELVRQLYEVEADVLAAPGDGAPVVVPVAVRGAAIAVRTDADSALVA from the coding sequence ATGAGTAACGACCAGACACTGGTGGTGCAAGACCTGCACGCCAGCCATCAAAAAACGCCGGTGCTGCACGGCATCAACCTGCGCATCGTCCCCGGAAAAGTGACGGTGATCGTAGGCCCCAACGGCTGCGGCAAGTCGACTCTGTTGCGCTGCATGGCGCGCCTGCACAAGCCGAGCCAGGGCGCCATCCGGCTCGGCGCCGACGATCTGTGGCAGCTGCGTCCGCAACAGGCTGCGCGCCGCCTGGCCTTGCTGCCGCAGGCGCCGCAAGCGCCGGAAGGCATCAGTGTCAGCGGCCTGGTGCGTTACGGCCGCCATCCGTACCAGGGCTTGCTGCAGCAATGGTCTGCCGCGGATGAACGGGCAGTGCGCCAAGCCTTGCAGGCGACCGATGTGATGGCGCTGGCGCAACGGCCGCTGGAGCAGTTGTCCGGCGGCCAGCGCCAGCGCTGCTGGCTGGCGATGGTGCTGGCGCAGGAGACGCCGCTGCTGTTGCTGGACGAACCCACCAGCATGCTGGACCTGGGACACCAGGTCGACGTCCTCAACCGCATCCGCTTGCTGGCGGCGGCCGGACGTGGCGTGGTGATGGTGCTGCACGACCTGATGGCGGCGGCGCGCTACGCCGACACCCTGGTGGCGATGCGCAACGGCCGCATCTTGGCCAGCGGCGCGGCGCGCGACATCGTCACGCCGGAGCTGGTGCGGCAGCTGTACGAAGTCGAAGCGGACGTGCTGGCGGCGCCGGGCGATGGCGCGCCTGTGGTGGTGCCGGTGGCAGTCCGTGGCGCCGCCATTGCGGTTCGCACAGATGCTGACAGCGCGCTCGTTGCGTAA
- a CDS encoding iron-siderophore ABC transporter substrate-binding protein, translating to MILRTLRSAMLALAFLSAAAVGAERSLVDAAGRTVVLPAQPQRVLALSEIDLDSLLALKLKPVGATNGRGQSAMPHYLGNAVSGIASVGNFGSPVLDLVIGAQPDLILVGSLPDPELLAQLSKIAPTVVSYKQGENWQLALRRIAAVVGRNAEAEALLSAYQRRADSVRAKLGAQANATVSVVRWNPQGPAYMLKDAFASLVLADVKLRRPAAQMQAGVAHSPPLSLEALARIDADWLFVGTLNSSQANDALAAARQSPAFRQLGAVQKGHMVAVDGSLWTSPGGPLAALAILSDIEKAMLGGQAEPKNAS from the coding sequence ATGATTCTCCGCACACTCCGAAGCGCAATGCTGGCGCTGGCCTTCCTGTCGGCTGCCGCCGTCGGCGCCGAACGCAGCCTGGTCGACGCCGCCGGCCGCACCGTTGTGCTGCCGGCGCAGCCGCAGCGCGTGCTGGCGCTTTCCGAAATCGACCTCGATTCGCTGCTGGCGCTCAAGCTCAAGCCGGTCGGCGCCACCAACGGCCGCGGCCAGAGCGCCATGCCGCACTACCTTGGCAACGCTGTCAGCGGCATCGCCAGCGTCGGCAACTTCGGCAGCCCGGTGCTAGACCTGGTGATAGGCGCGCAGCCGGACCTGATCCTGGTCGGCAGCTTGCCGGATCCGGAACTGCTGGCGCAGCTGAGCAAGATTGCGCCGACCGTGGTCAGCTACAAACAGGGCGAGAACTGGCAGCTGGCCTTGCGCCGCATCGCTGCCGTGGTGGGACGCAACGCCGAGGCGGAAGCCTTGCTGAGCGCCTACCAGCGCCGCGCCGACAGCGTGCGCGCCAAGCTCGGCGCCCAGGCTAACGCTACCGTCAGCGTGGTGCGCTGGAATCCGCAGGGACCGGCCTATATGCTGAAAGACGCCTTCGCCAGCCTGGTGCTGGCAGACGTCAAATTGCGCCGGCCGGCGGCACAGATGCAGGCCGGCGTCGCCCATTCTCCGCCCTTGAGCCTGGAAGCCTTGGCGCGCATCGACGCCGACTGGCTGTTTGTCGGCACGCTCAACAGCAGCCAGGCCAACGATGCCTTGGCGGCGGCGCGCCAGAGCCCGGCTTTCCGCCAGCTGGGTGCGGTGCAGAAGGGCCATATGGTGGCGGTCGACGGCTCGTTGTGGACCAGTCCCGGCGGCCCGCTGGCGGCGCTGGCGATCCTGAGCGACATCGAAAAAGCCATGCTGGGCGGCCAGGCTGAACCTAAAAACGCTTCTTGA
- a CDS encoding iron ABC transporter permease produces the protein MLEPVERPALRRALLLLLLLSVPVLALTSLLIGAGEIGPGQALAFLLGDAAARSDAQLQTVLLSLRLPRMAAALLVGSALGVAGMLMQTVTRNPLAEPGLLGVNAGAALGVVVGIAWAGVENGPGYLLWAGLGALLGNACVLAVAQVGHHAAAPLRLVLAGVALGATFIGISSAILLSQPAGYDQYRFWVLGSLAGITPGMTLWAAPVVLAGLCSALLLARPLSALLLGDDIARSLGHRPLPLRLGVALSVTLLTGSAVALAGPIGFLGLLAPYLSRFLARALMPSSRHAGLATQLLIAAWLGAGLLLAADLAARLAVQPFETPISVMTALAGAPLLIWLARSRAWQNGAAL, from the coding sequence GTGCTTGAACCTGTTGAACGCCCGGCGTTGCGCCGGGCCTTGCTGCTGTTATTGCTGTTGTCGGTGCCTGTGCTGGCGCTGACGTCCTTGCTGATCGGCGCTGGCGAGATCGGTCCGGGCCAGGCCCTGGCCTTCCTGCTGGGAGATGCCGCCGCGCGTAGCGATGCGCAGTTGCAGACGGTGCTGCTGAGCCTGCGCTTGCCACGCATGGCGGCCGCCTTGCTGGTCGGCAGCGCGCTTGGCGTGGCTGGCATGCTGATGCAGACCGTGACCCGCAACCCGCTGGCAGAGCCCGGCTTGCTGGGCGTGAATGCCGGCGCCGCGCTAGGCGTGGTGGTCGGCATTGCCTGGGCCGGCGTCGAGAACGGTCCCGGCTATCTGCTGTGGGCCGGACTCGGCGCCTTGCTGGGCAACGCCTGCGTGCTGGCGGTGGCGCAGGTCGGCCATCATGCGGCGGCGCCGTTGCGGCTGGTGCTGGCCGGGGTCGCGCTGGGCGCTACCTTCATCGGCATCAGCTCGGCGATCCTGCTGTCGCAGCCTGCCGGCTACGACCAGTATCGCTTCTGGGTGCTGGGTTCGCTGGCCGGCATTACGCCGGGCATGACGCTGTGGGCCGCGCCGGTGGTGCTGGCGGGCTTGTGTTCTGCGCTGCTGCTGGCGCGGCCCTTGTCGGCGCTGTTGTTGGGCGACGACATAGCCCGTTCGCTGGGGCACCGGCCCTTGCCCTTGCGGCTGGGCGTGGCCTTGAGCGTGACTTTGCTGACGGGCAGCGCGGTGGCGCTGGCTGGTCCGATCGGTTTTCTGGGGCTGCTCGCGCCTTATCTGTCGCGCTTCCTGGCGCGGGCTCTGATGCCGTCTTCACGCCACGCCGGACTGGCAACGCAGCTGCTGATCGCAGCCTGGCTGGGCGCCGGCTTGCTGCTGGCGGCCGATCTGGCGGCGCGGCTGGCGGTGCAGCCGTTTGAAACGCCGATCAGCGTGATGACCGCGCTGGCCGGCGCGCCGCTGCTGATCTGGCTGGCGCGCTCGAGGGCGTGGCAGAACGGAGCGGCCTTATGA
- a CDS encoding siderophore-interacting protein — protein sequence MSKTPTPAATPRTPPRMLRVRRTLQLTPHMRRITLAGPALAGFPLDSNGAHIKLLLPRPGQVEPVLPTLGPDGPVWPPDDIRPIARTYTVGRYDAEASELDVDFVLHGDDGPASSWALHAVAGSAVGVAGPGGPPRFVADAEYYLLLGDPSAFAALAAVLGALPEHARGEALIEVPDRSEIQHLRHPPGIAVRWLSREGAPAGSSTLLLDHVRELRWPAAAVSVTLAGESTQVVSLREYLLKERAVPRRTMYAVPYWKDEHTEEAYHAERHRIMDAFELAEENAAAHTKETAS from the coding sequence ATGAGTAAAACACCTACGCCTGCGGCCACGCCGCGCACGCCGCCGCGCATGCTGCGCGTGCGCCGAACCCTGCAACTGACGCCGCACATGCGCCGCATCACGCTGGCCGGCCCGGCGCTGGCGGGCTTCCCGCTCGACAGCAACGGCGCCCACATCAAGCTGCTGCTGCCGCGTCCCGGCCAGGTCGAACCGGTCTTGCCGACGCTCGGGCCGGACGGCCCGGTCTGGCCGCCGGACGACATCCGGCCGATTGCCCGCACCTACACGGTCGGCCGCTACGACGCCGAGGCGAGCGAACTGGATGTCGATTTCGTCCTGCATGGCGATGACGGCCCGGCTTCCAGCTGGGCCTTGCACGCGGTCGCCGGCAGCGCGGTCGGCGTGGCCGGACCGGGCGGACCGCCGCGCTTTGTGGCGGACGCCGAGTACTACTTGCTGCTCGGCGATCCGAGTGCGTTTGCCGCCCTCGCCGCGGTGCTGGGCGCCTTGCCTGAGCATGCCCGCGGAGAGGCGCTGATCGAAGTGCCGGACCGCAGCGAGATCCAGCACCTGCGCCATCCTCCCGGCATCGCCGTGCGCTGGCTGTCGCGCGAAGGCGCGCCGGCCGGTAGCAGCACGCTGCTGCTCGACCATGTGCGTGAACTGCGTTGGCCGGCCGCAGCCGTATCGGTGACGCTGGCCGGCGAAAGCACGCAAGTGGTGTCGCTGCGCGAATACCTGCTGAAGGAACGCGCGGTGCCGCGCCGCACCATGTACGCGGTGCCTTACTGGAAAGACGAACACACCGAAGAGGCTTATCACGCCGAACGGCACCGCATCATGGATGCGTTTGAACTGGCCGAAGAGAACGCCGCCGCCCACACCAAGGAAACCGCATCATGA
- a CDS encoding isochorismatase family protein: MTIPRIASYPMPAAMPTNRVDWKPDPARAVLLIHDMQEYFLDFYDSKAAPIPALLEHVSRLRDACDAAGVPVVYTAQPAQQAPEQRGLLQDWWGPGLTAQPQRAPVVAQLAPRTQDIVLTKWRYSAFVRSDLLQRMQAQGRDQLIVCGVYAHIGCLMTSADAFMNDIQPFLVGDALADFSAEQHAMALDYVSQRCGVVSSTQNVTEALRPAAASALPTSLAALQAEVAQLLQMPPSDLRSDDHLLHAGLDSIRLMSLVERWRRGGSSLTFVDLAEKPTLAEWWSLLAPARSN; this comes from the coding sequence ATGACTATTCCAAGAATCGCTTCTTATCCCATGCCAGCCGCCATGCCCACCAACCGCGTCGACTGGAAGCCGGATCCGGCGCGCGCGGTGCTGCTGATCCATGACATGCAAGAATATTTCCTCGATTTCTACGATAGCAAGGCGGCGCCGATCCCGGCCCTGCTGGAGCATGTCAGCCGCTTGCGCGATGCTTGCGACGCCGCCGGCGTGCCGGTGGTGTACACCGCGCAGCCGGCGCAGCAGGCGCCGGAACAGCGCGGCCTGCTGCAAGATTGGTGGGGGCCTGGCCTGACGGCGCAGCCGCAACGGGCGCCGGTGGTGGCGCAGCTGGCGCCGCGCACGCAGGATATCGTGCTGACCAAGTGGCGCTACAGCGCCTTCGTGCGCAGCGACCTGCTGCAGCGCATGCAGGCGCAGGGCCGCGATCAGCTGATCGTATGCGGCGTGTATGCCCATATCGGCTGCCTGATGACCAGCGCCGACGCCTTCATGAACGACATACAGCCGTTCCTGGTAGGCGATGCGCTGGCCGATTTCTCCGCTGAACAGCACGCCATGGCGCTGGATTACGTATCGCAACGCTGCGGCGTGGTCAGCAGCACCCAGAACGTCACTGAGGCTTTGCGGCCGGCCGCTGCCAGCGCACTGCCAACCAGCCTGGCGGCACTGCAGGCGGAGGTCGCGCAGTTGCTGCAGATGCCGCCATCCGATCTGCGCAGCGACGATCATCTGCTGCACGCCGGCCTTGATTCGATCCGTCTGATGAGCCTGGTGGAACGCTGGCGCCGTGGCGGCTCCAGTCTCACTTTCGTCGACCTGGCAGAGAAGCCGACGCTGGCCGAATGGTGGAGCCTGCTGGCGCCGGCGCGGAGCAACTAG
- a CDS encoding iron chelate uptake ABC transporter family permease subunit, with translation MNATFPVAENLPRKPPPAQLESGVQLLRCGRFSLLFARRSLWAGLGLCLLLAAAVGVALMAGSTWLSPQQLLTVLRGHGAPGLQLLVLEFRLPRILVGLLAGIALGLAGCLIQALTRNRLATPDLLGVADGATLGVFVALISSAAGMFGPWWVGPLGALGAVLLLLIASGNLGRRGQRLLIVGLALSSLLRAVTELALSRQELMHASSLYAWSIGSLNGRSYAAVAPLAIGLLILLPLTLLSTRRLALLRFDLKIASGLGLPVRATQWQALLSAVLLAGLAVGVCGPIAFVALAAPFIAERLVGGGRIALFSAALTGALLVVGADTLGRVLLAAAELPVGVICNLLGGPFLLWLLLSERKKEM, from the coding sequence ATGAACGCCACCTTTCCTGTCGCAGAAAATCTGCCACGGAAGCCACCGCCCGCACAGCTGGAAAGCGGCGTGCAGCTGCTGCGCTGCGGCCGTTTTTCCTTGCTGTTTGCGCGCCGCTCTCTATGGGCGGGCCTCGGCTTGTGCTTATTGCTGGCGGCAGCTGTCGGCGTGGCGCTGATGGCTGGTTCGACCTGGCTTTCGCCGCAACAGTTGCTGACGGTGCTGCGCGGCCACGGCGCACCGGGCTTGCAATTGCTGGTGCTGGAATTTCGCTTGCCGCGGATTCTGGTCGGCTTGCTGGCCGGGATCGCGCTGGGCCTGGCCGGCTGCCTGATCCAGGCCTTGACCCGCAATCGCCTGGCGACGCCTGATCTGCTGGGCGTGGCCGATGGCGCCACGCTGGGCGTGTTCGTGGCGCTGATCAGCAGCGCGGCCGGCATGTTCGGTCCGTGGTGGGTCGGACCTTTGGGCGCCTTGGGCGCAGTGCTCCTGCTGCTGATCGCGTCCGGCAACCTGGGACGGCGCGGGCAACGCCTGCTGATCGTCGGCCTGGCCTTGTCCAGCCTGCTGCGCGCGGTGACCGAACTGGCCTTGTCGCGTCAGGAATTGATGCATGCCAGTTCGCTGTACGCCTGGAGCATCGGCAGCCTCAACGGCCGCTCATACGCCGCCGTAGCGCCGCTGGCTATCGGCCTGTTGATTCTCTTGCCGCTGACTCTGTTAAGTACGCGACGGCTGGCGCTGCTGCGTTTCGACCTGAAGATCGCCAGCGGCCTTGGCTTGCCGGTGCGGGCGACGCAGTGGCAGGCGCTGCTCAGCGCGGTGCTGCTGGCTGGGCTGGCGGTCGGCGTCTGCGGACCGATTGCCTTTGTCGCGCTGGCGGCGCCGTTCATCGCCGAACGGCTGGTCGGCGGCGGCCGCATCGCCTTGTTCAGCGCGGCGCTGACGGGCGCGCTGCTGGTGGTTGGCGCCGATACGCTGGGGCGGGTGCTGCTGGCCGCGGCTGAATTGCCGGTGGGCGTGATTTGCAATCTGCTGGGCGGGCCGTTCCTGCTGTGGCTGTTGCTGAGTGAACGTAAGAAGGAAATGTAA
- a CDS encoding non-ribosomal peptide synthetase has translation MDIARKEQLAEAAPLPLSAAQYGIWLGQQLDRASPAYWTAEAVELHGALDQAAFIAAVRQAVAGCDALHQRYASDGTEVWQAPAAGRDWQLEQLDFSAAAAPFEAAQRWMQADLLQIADLASGPLFASALLRLGGGRTLWYLRVHHVALDGFGYALLAQRVADLYSADTAGKALPPVRSSALQPVVAEDRAYQSSAAYVRDREFWRARLKDAPAPLLLAPAKPVAHGVRRLRGALPTASLSAWQAAAGAAGVDWSAWLIAAIAAWLQRKTAASEITLGLPVMGRLGSVSLSVPCMVMNIVPLHLRLDRNAGIGQLAQQVAAEMRALRPHQRYRYEQLKHDLGLSDGRSRLFGTVINLMPFDRPLEFGGLTATSHPISAGPVEDLSIVIAPGAHGVRLDFEANPDAYDSATLAELHASLLATLNLLADPAHGAELSLAAALGANADASEPALLSGAALAQQPEAVLDALRRHAANTPGQLALAQDGVVLTYAELLARVQKLAARLLEQGVQPDSRVVLLLPRAPDTVVALLAILWAGAGYVPLDPDGPPLRIAAVLEDAQPLLVLTLRQHIDKVNIGLPLLCLEDIDQSAMASLSEPVAVAVDALAYVIYTSGSTGRPNGVMIGRDALAHFVAGATARYQLSANDRVLQFSPLHFDASVEEIFISLCNGASLILRNDEMLESLPRFLQACARLQISVLDLPTAFWHELSFCISQHEAALPDSVRLLIIGGEAALAERVARWRSSVSPHVVLLNTYGPTEATVICTTAQLAGPEAIGFEGDMVPIGRPLPGVAIAVVDAGLNAVAYGEEGELCLLGGGLARGYLGREQLTAQRFVQLDNLGGQGGSRRAYRTGDRVLLGSDGQLRYLGRLDDEFKLSGHRIDPLEIEAALLQYPGMREAAVVAQTLANGGKRLVACLVADQVLPAPAVLRAFLAERLAAVAVPGSYLVLPQLPRNANGKIDRKALSVLPLEAEEAQPDAAASKLEQTVMAVWREVLGVSTVRLTDDFFALGGKSLQVIQVANRLGIALQREIAVSALFRHRTVAALAHSLSTLAGHPPPPAAAGSEFAPLLVIQRGTEQGEPALFCVHPAEGLSWCYLGLTMQLPDMPIYGLQAHGICGALPASVDEQVDGYLALLRNTQPHGPYRLLGWSSGGGIAHAMAVKLQAAGEKVPMLAMMDAYPSDIWQGKPPPQERDALLTLLDVIGASPLDADGRPLSEEAMLARFQQPDSTLATADDARMARLLQSALHGMLQYRDLRHQPYRGELLFFHASRRTPEAPDWLGWQPYVQGRMERVEIDSTHIGMSKPAPLAHIGRELARRLSLQSILKNHHE, from the coding sequence ATGGATATCGCCCGCAAGGAGCAACTGGCTGAAGCGGCGCCGCTGCCGCTGTCGGCTGCGCAATACGGCATCTGGCTGGGCCAGCAGCTGGACCGCGCCAGTCCCGCCTACTGGACCGCCGAGGCGGTCGAGTTGCATGGCGCGCTGGACCAGGCGGCCTTTATCGCGGCAGTGCGGCAGGCGGTGGCCGGGTGCGACGCCCTGCATCAGCGCTACGCCAGCGACGGCACGGAAGTCTGGCAGGCGCCGGCTGCCGGGCGTGACTGGCAGCTGGAGCAGCTGGATTTCAGCGCCGCCGCCGCACCGTTCGAAGCGGCGCAGCGCTGGATGCAAGCCGACTTGCTGCAGATCGCCGATCTGGCGTCCGGCCCGCTGTTTGCCAGCGCGCTGCTGCGGCTCGGCGGCGGGCGCACGCTGTGGTATCTGCGCGTCCATCACGTGGCGCTGGATGGTTTCGGCTATGCCTTGCTGGCGCAGCGGGTGGCCGACCTGTATTCAGCCGATACCGCAGGCAAGGCGCTGCCGCCGGTGCGCTCCAGCGCGCTGCAACCGGTGGTCGCGGAAGACCGGGCTTACCAGTCTTCCGCCGCCTATGTGCGCGATCGCGAATTCTGGCGCGCCCGCCTCAAGGATGCGCCGGCGCCGCTGCTGCTGGCGCCAGCCAAACCGGTGGCGCATGGCGTACGCCGCCTGCGCGGCGCTTTGCCGACGGCCAGCCTGAGCGCATGGCAGGCCGCCGCCGGCGCCGCCGGGGTCGACTGGAGCGCATGGCTGATAGCCGCCATCGCGGCATGGCTGCAGCGGAAAACCGCTGCCAGCGAAATCACGCTGGGCCTGCCGGTCATGGGGCGGCTCGGTTCGGTATCGCTGAGCGTGCCATGCATGGTCATGAATATCGTGCCCCTGCATTTGCGGCTCGACCGCAATGCGGGGATCGGCCAACTGGCGCAGCAGGTTGCCGCCGAAATGCGTGCGCTGCGACCGCACCAGCGCTATCGCTATGAACAACTGAAGCATGACCTTGGCCTGAGCGACGGCCGCAGCCGCCTGTTCGGCACGGTGATCAACCTGATGCCGTTCGACCGGCCGCTGGAATTCGGCGGCTTGACGGCGACATCTCATCCGATCTCGGCCGGTCCGGTGGAGGATCTTTCTATTGTGATCGCTCCCGGCGCCCATGGCGTCCGCCTGGATTTCGAAGCCAATCCCGATGCCTACGATAGCGCCACGCTGGCCGAGCTGCATGCCAGTTTGCTGGCGACTCTGAATCTTCTGGCTGATCCAGCACATGGCGCCGAGCTGTCGCTGGCGGCCGCGCTGGGCGCCAATGCCGATGCCAGCGAGCCGGCGCTATTGTCCGGCGCCGCCTTGGCACAGCAGCCTGAAGCGGTGCTGGACGCCTTGCGCCGGCACGCCGCCAATACACCAGGACAGCTCGCGCTGGCGCAGGATGGCGTGGTGCTGACTTATGCCGAACTGCTGGCGCGCGTGCAGAAGCTGGCCGCGCGCTTGCTCGAACAGGGCGTGCAGCCGGACAGCCGCGTGGTGCTGCTGTTGCCGCGCGCGCCGGATACCGTGGTGGCCTTGCTGGCTATCCTGTGGGCCGGCGCCGGCTACGTCCCGCTCGATCCCGACGGTCCGCCGCTGCGCATCGCCGCCGTGCTGGAGGATGCGCAGCCGCTGCTGGTGCTGACCTTGCGCCAGCATATTGATAAGGTCAACATCGGTTTGCCCTTGCTATGCCTGGAGGATATCGACCAATCGGCCATGGCGTCATTGAGCGAACCGGTGGCCGTGGCGGTGGATGCACTGGCGTACGTGATTTATACCTCAGGCTCTACCGGCCGCCCGAACGGCGTCATGATCGGGCGCGACGCCCTGGCGCATTTTGTCGCCGGCGCCACGGCGCGCTATCAATTGTCCGCGAACGACAGGGTGCTGCAGTTTTCGCCACTGCATTTCGATGCCAGCGTCGAAGAAATTTTCATCAGCCTGTGCAACGGCGCCAGCCTGATCCTGCGCAACGACGAGATGCTGGAATCGCTGCCGCGCTTTTTGCAGGCTTGCGCCCGGCTGCAGATCAGTGTGCTGGACTTGCCGACGGCGTTCTGGCACGAGCTCAGTTTTTGCATCAGCCAGCATGAAGCGGCCTTGCCGGACAGCGTGCGGCTGCTGATCATTGGCGGCGAGGCGGCGCTGGCGGAACGGGTGGCGCGCTGGCGCAGCTCGGTGTCGCCGCATGTCGTGTTGCTGAATACCTACGGCCCGACCGAAGCCACCGTGATCTGCACCACGGCACAGCTGGCCGGACCCGAAGCGATCGGTTTCGAGGGTGATATGGTGCCTATCGGCCGGCCATTGCCTGGCGTTGCGATTGCGGTGGTCGACGCTGGCTTGAATGCTGTCGCGTACGGCGAGGAAGGCGAGCTGTGCCTGCTGGGCGGCGGCCTGGCGCGTGGCTATCTTGGCCGCGAACAATTGACCGCGCAGCGTTTCGTGCAACTGGATAATCTTGGCGGGCAGGGCGGCAGTCGCCGGGCTTACCGCACTGGCGACCGTGTACTGCTCGGCAGCGACGGCCAGCTGCGTTACCTGGGCCGGCTGGACGATGAATTCAAGCTGAGCGGCCATCGCATCGACCCGCTGGAAATCGAAGCCGCCTTGCTGCAATACCCTGGCATGCGCGAAGCAGCGGTAGTGGCGCAGACGCTGGCGAACGGCGGTAAGCGCCTGGTCGCTTGCCTGGTGGCAGACCAAGTCTTGCCGGCGCCGGCAGTGCTGCGCGCCTTCCTGGCGGAGCGCCTGGCGGCGGTGGCGGTGCCGGGCAGCTACCTGGTCTTGCCGCAGCTGCCGCGCAACGCCAACGGCAAGATCGACCGCAAGGCGCTGTCTGTCTTGCCGCTTGAAGCCGAGGAAGCGCAGCCCGATGCCGCCGCCAGCAAGCTGGAACAGACCGTGATGGCGGTCTGGCGCGAGGTGCTGGGCGTGAGCACGGTACGGCTGACGGACGACTTCTTCGCGCTCGGCGGCAAGTCCCTGCAGGTGATCCAGGTGGCCAACCGCCTCGGCATCGCCCTGCAGCGCGAGATCGCGGTATCGGCGCTGTTCCGGCATCGCACGGTGGCGGCGCTGGCGCACTCGCTCAGCACCCTGGCCGGTCATCCTCCTCCGCCTGCCGCCGCAGGTTCTGAATTCGCGCCTTTGCTGGTGATCCAGCGCGGCACGGAGCAAGGCGAACCGGCCCTGTTCTGCGTACATCCGGCGGAAGGCTTGTCGTGGTGCTACCTGGGCCTCACCATGCAGCTGCCGGATATGCCGATCTACGGTTTGCAGGCGCACGGCATCTGCGGCGCCTTGCCGGCTTCGGTGGACGAACAGGTGGACGGCTACCTGGCGCTGTTGCGCAATACCCAGCCGCACGGACCTTATCGCCTGTTGGGCTGGTCCTCCGGCGGCGGCATCGCCCATGCAATGGCGGTCAAGCTGCAGGCGGCCGGCGAAAAGGTACCCATGCTGGCCATGATGGATGCCTATCCCAGCGATATCTGGCAAGGCAAGCCGCCGCCGCAGGAGCGCGACGCCTTGCTGACCTTGCTGGACGTGATCGGCGCTTCGCCGCTGGACGCCGACGGCCGGCCCTTGTCGGAAGAAGCCATGCTGGCGCGCTTTCAGCAACCGGACAGCACTCTGGCGACGGCAGACGATGCGCGCATGGCGCGTCTGCTGCAGAGCGCCTTGCATGGCATGTTGCAATACCGTGACCTGCGGCACCAGCCTTACCGCGGCGAACTGCTGTTTTTCCATGCCTCGCGCCGTACGCCGGAAGCGCCTGACTGGCTCGGCTGGCAACCTTATGTGCAAGGACGCATGGAGCGGGTCGAGATCGACAGCACCCATATCGGCATGAGTAAGCCGGCGCCGCTGGCGCATATCGGCCGCGAGCTGGCTAGGCGCCTGAGCCTTCAATCCATCCTGAAAAATCATCATGAGTAA